In the genome of Nonomuraea sp. NBC_00507, the window CGTTGCTGGGCGGTGATGTCACCGAAGGCGTAGTCCGGAGAGGCAGCACGGTCCGCCGCCCAGTCGGCCACAACGCTCCACTGGTGCATGCCTTGCTCCGCCATCTGGAGGAGGCCGGGTTCGCCGGCGCTCCGCGGCTTCTCGGCATCGACGCATCCGGACGTGAGGTGCTGACGTACGTCAGGGGCGAGGTCGCCGGACGCCCGCGGCCCGCGTGGCTGGCCGACGAGACGCGGCTGGTCTCGGTCGGCCGCCTCGTCCGCGCCTATGATGACGCCGCCGCGGGCTTCGTCCTCCCTGAAGGCATCCAGCCCGACTTCGGCGTGTCCGAACCACCGGACATGCCGCCCGCCCCGGCCTACCCTGCCGAACTCGTCGGGCACATGGACCTCACGCCCGACAACATCGTGTTCCGGGACGGTGAGGCCGCCGCGCTCATCGACTTCGATATGGCCAGACCGGCGTCCAGGGTGGACGAGATCCATAACGCGATGCTCTACTGGGCCCCGCTGGGCGATCCCAAGGACGCCGACCCACCGCTGCACGACGTCGACGTCCCCCGTCGATGCCGGATCCTCGCCGACGCGTACGGCATGTCGGATCTGGACAGGTCCCGTCTCGTCGAGGTGGCCGTCCTGCGAGCGCGGCGATCGTGGTTCTCGATGAAGCACATCGCCGAGGAGCAGGGTGGCGGCTGGGCGCGGATGTGGCAGGAAGGCGTCGGCGACAGGATCAAACGGCGGGAGGCATGGCTGGAGCGCCACGGCGCAGAGCTGGAAGCTGCGCTGACCGCCCCATAAAGAAGCCCATCAGGGAAACCAGTCGGCGGAAATCAGGGTCGGCTGGGCGCCTTGCGCCGGAGCGACGGTGACGAGGAGCGGCGACTCGGCCGGCGCGCGGAGGCGAAGCTCGGTGCCGTCGCCTGTCTTCGAGCGCGCCACGGGCACCTCATCCCCGTCGTGCACGCTCAGGACCTGCCCCACGTTCGGAGCCCCTGACGTGCGACGCTCCCACCTTGCCCGATGCCACGCCATCCGGCGCAGCCACGCTCTCGGCTCGCGGCACGAGGGGCCTGGTTTCTGCTCCAGCCGGATCGCGAGGTCGCCGCCGGATCCGAAGACGCCCCGCGGCACGGGGTTGACGACGAACATGCCGGTGCTCAGGGAATGGCTGCCGCGGCCCTTGAGGTTGACCAGGCCGCCGGAGCTGATCAGGGAGGCGCGCTCGCAGCGTGACGCGTCCAAGGTCACGACAGCGGTGTCGGAGACGCCGTCGTCCGGGATCTCCTGAAGCCTGACGCGGTCGATGCGCAGCCCGGCCACGCCGTCGTCCATGACCGATCCCGCCACGGCCCCCCGGAGTGTCTCCGGGACGTCGCTGCCTTCCGTGACGTCCAGCACCTCGATGCAGAGCAGGCCATCGGCCGGCATCTCGTCGGGCATCAGGTCGAAGACGACGGTGCCGCGCTTCATGGCGCCATCGCTCTCGAGAAGCAGGCACTGGCGCAACCGCCCCTGGGCGCGGACCTGGATGAGCCGCGGCAGCGCCTGGTCATCCACGCCCGTCTCTTGATTGAGATGCCAGTCCTGCACCGAGAGCCGGTCCACCGACAGGGAGACGCTGACGCGCAGGGCGTGGCCGGACTCCGCCACCTTGATCCCGACCAGCCCCGAGCGTTCGAACCGGCCCACGATCTGCACTCCACGATGGAAGTGGTCCGCCGCCTGCAGCTCTGCCGCCTGGCCGCTCGAGATCTCCATGGGCACCTGGGCGGGCGGGACGGCCGGGTCGAAGCCGGTGGCGGTGAGCATTGCCGGTGGAGCGTCGGTCACGGCGCGTACGGGAGTGCCGAGGGCGCGGTCGATTCCGGTGGTATGTCGGAAGTCCAGCCGGGTGAGAAGCGGCTCACGCCGTTCCCACATGCGGCGTACCGCGCAGGGGAAGGGATCGCCATCGCGTTCCACGTG includes:
- a CDS encoding phosphotransferase, whose translation is MSAATYVEPDESEPEVPLLGGDVTEGVVRRGSTVRRPVGHNAPLVHALLRHLEEAGFAGAPRLLGIDASGREVLTYVRGEVAGRPRPAWLADETRLVSVGRLVRAYDDAAAGFVLPEGIQPDFGVSEPPDMPPAPAYPAELVGHMDLTPDNIVFRDGEAAALIDFDMARPASRVDEIHNAMLYWAPLGDPKDADPPLHDVDVPRRCRILADAYGMSDLDRSRLVEVAVLRARRSWFSMKHIAEEQGGGWARMWQEGVGDRIKRREAWLERHGAELEAALTAP